A region from the Linepithema humile isolate Giens D197 chromosome 1, Lhum_UNIL_v1.0, whole genome shotgun sequence genome encodes:
- the na gene encoding sodium leak channel NALCN isoform X2 yields MMLGRKQSLKGEPVLADYGPEESLNESADIEWVNKLWVRRLMRICALVSLASVCLNTPKTFEKIPYLEYIIFTCDLIVTFLFTAEMIAKMHIRGILKRDKSYLKDHWCQFDASMVIFHWISVIMQMFEMLGFLVKFSYASVMRAPRPLIMIRFLRVFLKFSMPKARINQIFKRSSQQIYNVTLFFLFFMSLYGLLGVQFFGELKNHCVLNSTKSRYITLNSLAVPDTFCSTEPESGYQCPEGMSCMKLELSKYIIGFNGFDEFATSIFTVYQAASQEGWVFIMYRAIDSLPAWRAVFYFSTMIFFLAWLVKNVFIAVITETFNEIRVQFQQMWGVRGHISNSSASQILIGDDNGWKLVPLDENKHGGLASPICQSILRSPQFRMVVMCAILANGITTATMCFKHDEKPRNTYYDNYYWIEIVFTILLDLETLFKIWCLGFRSYYKHSIHKFELLLAIGTTIHIIPFFYLSGFTYFQVLRVVRLIKASPMLEDFVYKIFGPGKKLGSLIIFTMCLLVISSSISMQLFCFLCDFTKFETFPEAFMSMFQILTQEAWVDVMDETMLRTHETMAPLVAVYFILYHLFVTLIVLSLFVAVILDNLELDEDIKKLKQLKFREQSAEIKESLPFRLRIFEKFPDSPQMTCLHKVPSDFNLPKVRESFMRQFVLEVEDEENEGVKRINETFDSKIVYRKQRPVKILNNPPKVRSVVTNLKKAAVIYIINDSNNQRLLLGDSAMIPVPGKGLLKPQGTVSSAKQLRIDQKKSIRRSVRSGSIKLKQTYEHLVENGDIGGINRVSSSRSRPHDLDIKLLQAKRQQAEMRRNQREDDLRENHPFFDTPLFAVPRESKFRKYCQLFVYARYDARLKDPLTGKERKVQYKSLHNFLGLVTYLDWIMIFITTLSCISMMFETPRYRVMEVPALQITEYCFVICMSIELALKILADGLFFTPKAYIKDVASVLDVFIYIVSLVFLCWMPKSVPPNSGAQLLMILRCVRPLRIFTLVPHMRKVVYELCRGFKEILLVSTLLILLMFVFASYGVQLYGGRLARCNDPTVTKREDCVGVFMRRVFVTKMKLRPGQNESYPSILVPRVWANPKRFNFDNIGDAMMALFEVLSFKGWLDVRDVLIKSLGPIHAIYIHIYIFLGCMIGLTLFVGVVIANYSENKGTALLTVDQRRWCDLKKRLKIAQPLHLPPRPDGKKFRAFIYDITQNIYFKRFIAVMVLINSALLCVSWRIEEQHTEALATVSTILTLVFLVEVVMKIIAFTPRGYWQSRRNRYDLLVTVVGVIWIIVHCTMKNDLSYVIGFMVVILRFFTITGKHTTLKMLMLTVGVSVCKSFFIIFGMFLLVFFYALAGTIIFGTVKYGEGIGRRANFESPVTGVAMLFRIVTGEDWNKIMHDCMVQPPYCTPADNYWETDCGNFHASLIYFCTFYVIITYIVLNLLVGFHSNLISESQTRNENLFSEQPSSWRTSLYFIRMKRTRYCRMPT; encoded by the exons ATGATGCTGGGGAGGAAGCAGAGCCTCAAGGGGGAACCCGTCCTGGCCGATTACGGTCCGGAGGAGTCCCTCAATGAGAGCGCTGATATAGAGTGGGTCAACAAG CTGTGGGTGAGGAGGTTGATGCGAATTTGCGCCCTAGTCTCGTTGGCTTCCGTTTGCTTAAACACCCCGAAAACCTTTGAGAAAATACCATACCttgaatatattatctttactTGCGATCTAATAGTCACATTTCTGTTCACCGCCGAAATGATCGCCAAAATGCACATACGAGGGATATTGAAg AGGGACAAGTCTTACCTAAAGGACCATTGGTGCCAATTCGACGCGAGTATGGTGATCTTTCACTGGATATCTGTGATTATGCAAATGTTCGAAATGTTGGGTTTCCTCGTCAAGTTTAGTTACGCCTCGGTCATGCGAGCACCGCGGCCGCTGATTATGATACGCTTCCTCCGAGTCTTCCTCAAGTTTTCGATGCCCAAAGCCAGGATCAACCAGATTTTCAA ACGCTCGAGCCAGCAAATCTACAACGTAACGCTTTTTTTCCTGTTCTTCATGTCCCTTTACGGTCTTTTGGGTGTGCAATTTTTTGGCGAGCTGAAAAACCACTGTGTGTTGAACTCGACCAAGTCGCGTTATATCACGCTCAACAGCCTGGCTGTTCCCGACACGTTCTGCTCCACTGAACCAGAATCCGGATACCAGTGCCCTGAAGGAATGTCCTGCATGAAGCTGGAGTTGTCCAAGTATATCATAGGCTTCAATGGATTTGACGAATTTG CCACGAGTATCTTCACCGTGTACCAAGCGGCCTCTCAGGAAGGATGGGTGTTCATTATGTATCGTGCGATCGACAGTCTACCGGCGTGGCGCGCGGTTTTCTACTTCAGCACGATGATATTCTTCTTGGCCTGGTTGGTGAAGAATGTCTTCATTGCTGTTATCACAGAGACGTTTAACGAAATTCGGGTGCAGTTCCAGCAAATGTGGGGAGTCAGAGGTCACATTAGCAACAGTTCAGCTTCGCAG ATATTAATTGGGGATGACAATGGTTGGAAATTAGTGCCATTAGACGAGAATAAGCACGGAGGTCTAGCCTCCCCAATCTGTCAGTCTATCCTCAGGTCGCCGCAGTTCCGCATGGTGGTAATGTGCGCCATTTTGGCAAATGGTATCACCACTGCGACGATGTGCTTCAAACATGATGAGAAACCGAGGAACACGTATTACGACAATTATTATTGGATCGAGATCGTTTTCACGATACTGCTGGACTTGGAGACGCTGTTCAAGATATGGTGCCTGGGCTTCCGGAGTTACTATAAGCATTCGATTCACAAGTTCGAACTGCTGCTTGCCATTGGCACGACTATACACATTATTCCGTTCTTCTATCTCTCTGGATTCACTTACTTTCAG GTTCTCAGAGTAGTCCGGCTTATTAAAGCGTCACCGATGTTAGAGGACTTTGTCTACAAGATTTTCGGCCCTGGCAAGAAGCTCGGCAGCCTCATTATCTTTACCATGTGCCTGCTGGTGATATCTTCCAGCATTTCCATGCAGCTCTTCTGCTTTCTCTGCGATTTCACCAAGTTTGAAACATTCCCCGAG GCGTTCATGTCAATGTTTCAAATCCTCACGCAAGAAGCCTGGGTCGACGTCATGGACGAGACCATGCTGCGAACTCATGAGACAATGGCACCTCTGGTCGCagtatatttcattttgtatCATCTCTTCGTCACATTG ATCGTGTTGAGTCTCTTCGTCGCGGTGATCCTTGACAATCTTGAGCTGGATGAGGACATCAAAAAGTTAAAACAGTTAAAATTTCGCGAACAAAGCGCCGAGATAAAGGAGAGCCTGCCGTTTAGACTGAGGATCTTCGAGAAGTTCCCGGACAGTCCGCAGATGACGTGTCTTCATAAAGTGCCATCGGACTTCAATCTGCCAAAG GTGCGCGAGAGCTTTATGCGACAATTCGTACTGGAAGTGGAAGATGAGGAAAATGAAGGCGTCAAAAGGATTAACGAGACCTTTGATTCGAAAATAGTGTATAGAAAACAACGTCCTGTGAAAATCTTAAACAATCCGCCGAAGGTTAGAAGCGTCGTCACTAATCTGAAGAAAGCGGCTGTCATTTACATCATAAA TGATTCCAATAATCAGAGGCTTCTCTTGGGGGACTCTGCTATGATCCCAGTACCAGGAAAAGGACTTCTGAAACCACAGGGTACCGTCAGCAGCGCCAAGCAGCTACGCATCGACCAAAAAAA ATCAATTAGAAGGAGTGTTCGAAGCGGATCGATCAAGCTCAAACAGACGTACGAGCATCTTGTGGAGAACGGTGATATAGGCGGAATAAACAGAGTCAGTTCGTCGCGCAGCAGGCCGCACGACTTAGATATCAAATTGTTACAAGCCAAGAGGCAGCAGGCGGAAATGCGAAG GAATCAACGCGAAGATGATTTACGAGAAAATCATCCGTTTTTCGATACGCCGCTGTTCGCTGTACCTCGCGAGAGTAAGTTTCGGAAATATTGCCAGTTATTCGTCTACGCAAGATACGATGCGAGATTGAAGGATCCTTTAACAGGCAAGGAGAGGAAAGTGCAATACAAGAGTCTGCA cAATTTTCTCGGTTTAGTGACCTATCTCGACTGGATAATGATATTTATCACGACGCTGTCGTGTATCTCGATGATGTTCGAGACGCCGCGATATCGCGTAATGGAAGTGCCGGCGCTACAGATCACCGAATACTGTTTCGTTATCTGTATGAGTATTGAGCTGGCACTCAAGATTCTGGCGGATGGCTTATTTTTCACGCCCAAGGCCTACATCAAGGATGTCGCCTCTGTATTGGACGtctttatttacatt GTAAGTCTCGTGTTTTTATGCTGGATGCCGAAAAGCGTGCCACCGAATTCTGGGGCGCAGCTGTTGATGATATTACGATGCGTCAGACCGTTAAGAATCTTCACTCTTGTACCACATATGAGAAAAGTCGTTTACGAGCTTTGCAGAGGATTCAAGGAAATTCTGCTG GTATCGACGTTACTGATCCTGCTAATGTTTGTGTTCGCGAGTTACGGCGTGCAACTATACGGCGGTCGATTAGCGAGATGCAATGACCCGACGGTCACGAAACGCGAGGACTGCGTCGGTGTGTTCATGAGGAGGGTGTTCGTGACGAAGATGAAACTGCGCCCGGGGCAAAACGAGAGTTATCCGTCCATATTAGTACCGCGCGTTTG GGCTAACCCTAAAAGATTTAACTTTGACAATATTGGCGATGCGATGATGGCTCTGTTTGAAGTGCTTTCTTTCAAAGGCTGGCTTGACGTACGGGATGTTCTTATCAAGTCTCTTGGTCCT ATTCACGCAATCTAcatacacatttatattttcctcGGTTGCATGATCGGCTTGACGTTGTTTGTGGGTGTCGTAATCGCGAATTACTCTGAGAACAAAGGCACCGCTCTGCTCACAGTCGATCAGAGGCGATG GTGTGACTTGAAGAAACGTTTGAAGATCGCCCAGCCACTGCACTTACCGCCCAGACCGGATGGCAAGAAGTTTCGGGCTTTTATCTACGACATCACACagaacatttatttcaaacgATTCATCGCCGTGATGGTGCTGATAAATAGCGCCCTACTGTGCGTCTCT TGGAGAATCGAGGAGCAACACACGGAAGCTCTGGCTACGGTCTCCACGATTCTGACACTGGTCTTCCTCGTGGAAGTAGTCATGAAAATCATTGCTTTTACACCACGTGGCTATTGGCAGTCCAGAAGAAACAGATATGATTTGCTCGTGACAGTCGTGGGCGTTATCTGGATCATCGTACACTGCACGATGAAG AACGATCTGTCCTACGTGATCGGATTTATGGTTGTGATCCTTAGGTTCTTCACCATCACCGGCAAACATACCACCCTCAAGATGCTAATGCTGACGGTCGGTGTGTCCGTTTGCAAGAGCTTCTTCATCATATTCGGCATGTTTCTCCTTGTCTTCTTTTACGCATTAGCCGGCACCATAATTTTCGGCACCGTCAAGTACGGAGAAGGCATAGGAAG GCGTGCTAATTTCGAGTCACCAGTTACCGGGGTGGCGATGCTCTTTCGCATAGTGACGGGAGAGGACTGGAACAAAATTATGCACGATTGCATGGTACAACCACCCTATTGCACGCCGGCGGATAATTACTGGGAAACGGACTGCGGCAATTTCCACGCttctctaatttatttttgtacctTCTACGTCATCATCACTTACATCGTCTTGAATCTCTTAGTGG gTTTCCatagtaatttaattagtGAGAGTCAAACGAGGaatgaaaatcttttttccgAACAGCCATCATCATGGAGAACTTCTCTCTATTTTATTCGAATGAAGAGGACGCGTTATTGTCGTATGCCGACATAA
- the na gene encoding sodium leak channel NALCN isoform X1, producing the protein MMLGRKQSLKGEPVLADYGPEESLNESADIEWVNKLWVRRLMRICALVSLASVCLNTPKTFEKIPYLEYIIFTCDLIVTFLFTAEMIAKMHIRGILKRDKSYLKDHWCQFDASMVIFHWISVIMQMFEMLGFLVKFSYASVMRAPRPLIMIRFLRVFLKFSMPKARINQIFKRSSQQIYNVTLFFLFFMSLYGLLGVQFFGELKNHCVLNSTKSRYITLNSLAVPDTFCSTEPESGYQCPEGMSCMKLELSKYIIGFNGFDEFATSIFTVYQAASQEGWVFIMYRAIDSLPAWRAVFYFSTMIFFLAWLVKNVFIAVITETFNEIRVQFQQMWGVRGHISNSSASQILIGDDNGWKLVPLDENKHGGLASPICQSILRSPQFRMVVMCAILANGITTATMCFKHDEKPRNTYYDNYYWIEIVFTILLDLETLFKIWCLGFRSYYKHSIHKFELLLAIGTTIHIIPFFYLSGFTYFQVLRVVRLIKASPMLEDFVYKIFGPGKKLGSLIIFTMCLLVISSSISMQLFCFLCDFTKFETFPEAFMSMFQILTQEAWVDVMDETMLRTHETMAPLVAVYFILYHLFVTLIVLSLFVAVILDNLELDEDIKKLKQLKFREQSAEIKESLPFRLRIFEKFPDSPQMTCLHKVPSDFNLPKVRESFMRQFVLEVEDEENEGVKRINETFDSKIVYRKQRPVKILNNPPKVRSVVTNLKKAAVIYIINDSNNQRLLLGDSAMIPVPGKGLLKPQGTVSSAKQLRIDQKKSIRRSVRSGSIKLKQTYEHLVENGDIGGINRVSSSRSRPHDLDIKLLQAKRQQAEMRRNQREDDLRENHPFFDTPLFAVPRESKFRKYCQLFVYARYDARLKDPLTGKERKVQYKSLHNFLGLVTYLDWIMIFITTLSCISMMFETPRYRVMEVPALQITEYCFVICMSIELALKILADGLFFTPKAYIKDVASVLDVFIYIVSLVFLCWMPKSVPPNSGAQLLMILRCVRPLRIFTLVPHMRKVVYELCRGFKEILLVSTLLILLMFVFASYGVQLYGGRLARCNDPTVTKREDCVGVFMRRVFVTKMKLRPGQNESYPSILVPRVWANPKRFNFDNIGDAMMALFEVLSFKGWLDVRDVLIKSLGPIHAIYIHIYIFLGCMIGLTLFVGVVIANYSENKGTALLTVDQRRWCDLKKRLKIAQPLHLPPRPDGKKFRAFIYDITQNIYFKRFIAVMVLINSALLCVSWRIEEQHTEALATVSTILTLVFLVEVVMKIIAFTPRGYWQSRRNRYDLLVTVVGVIWIIVHCTMKNDLSYVIGFMVVILRFFTITGKHTTLKMLMLTVGVSVCKSFFIIFGMFLLVFFYALAGTIIFGTVKYGEGIGRRANFESPVTGVAMLFRIVTGEDWNKIMHDCMVQPPYCTPADNYWETDCGNFHASLIYFCTFYVIITYIVLNLLVAIIMENFSLFYSNEEDALLSYADIRNFQNTWNVVDNHQKGVIPVKRVKFILRLLKGRLETDPQKDRLLFKYMCYELERLHNGEDVTFHDVINMLSYRSVDIRKALQLEELLAREEFEYIIEEEVAKQTIRTWLQGCLKKIRAKQQNSLIAGLRATNNAAATAQDQDKGKEEKGKEISVDREEETETKDAEAPKHRTKKPLVLPRSDSIGSASGRKYLAPTLSDPASVRSEKDKIAVSKKRNSRPPSMVKNNLPHLTESTEQSRQQREALNNKTTAPKVSSVMLEVREWWKEQLAYSSESSEDEV; encoded by the exons ATGATGCTGGGGAGGAAGCAGAGCCTCAAGGGGGAACCCGTCCTGGCCGATTACGGTCCGGAGGAGTCCCTCAATGAGAGCGCTGATATAGAGTGGGTCAACAAG CTGTGGGTGAGGAGGTTGATGCGAATTTGCGCCCTAGTCTCGTTGGCTTCCGTTTGCTTAAACACCCCGAAAACCTTTGAGAAAATACCATACCttgaatatattatctttactTGCGATCTAATAGTCACATTTCTGTTCACCGCCGAAATGATCGCCAAAATGCACATACGAGGGATATTGAAg AGGGACAAGTCTTACCTAAAGGACCATTGGTGCCAATTCGACGCGAGTATGGTGATCTTTCACTGGATATCTGTGATTATGCAAATGTTCGAAATGTTGGGTTTCCTCGTCAAGTTTAGTTACGCCTCGGTCATGCGAGCACCGCGGCCGCTGATTATGATACGCTTCCTCCGAGTCTTCCTCAAGTTTTCGATGCCCAAAGCCAGGATCAACCAGATTTTCAA ACGCTCGAGCCAGCAAATCTACAACGTAACGCTTTTTTTCCTGTTCTTCATGTCCCTTTACGGTCTTTTGGGTGTGCAATTTTTTGGCGAGCTGAAAAACCACTGTGTGTTGAACTCGACCAAGTCGCGTTATATCACGCTCAACAGCCTGGCTGTTCCCGACACGTTCTGCTCCACTGAACCAGAATCCGGATACCAGTGCCCTGAAGGAATGTCCTGCATGAAGCTGGAGTTGTCCAAGTATATCATAGGCTTCAATGGATTTGACGAATTTG CCACGAGTATCTTCACCGTGTACCAAGCGGCCTCTCAGGAAGGATGGGTGTTCATTATGTATCGTGCGATCGACAGTCTACCGGCGTGGCGCGCGGTTTTCTACTTCAGCACGATGATATTCTTCTTGGCCTGGTTGGTGAAGAATGTCTTCATTGCTGTTATCACAGAGACGTTTAACGAAATTCGGGTGCAGTTCCAGCAAATGTGGGGAGTCAGAGGTCACATTAGCAACAGTTCAGCTTCGCAG ATATTAATTGGGGATGACAATGGTTGGAAATTAGTGCCATTAGACGAGAATAAGCACGGAGGTCTAGCCTCCCCAATCTGTCAGTCTATCCTCAGGTCGCCGCAGTTCCGCATGGTGGTAATGTGCGCCATTTTGGCAAATGGTATCACCACTGCGACGATGTGCTTCAAACATGATGAGAAACCGAGGAACACGTATTACGACAATTATTATTGGATCGAGATCGTTTTCACGATACTGCTGGACTTGGAGACGCTGTTCAAGATATGGTGCCTGGGCTTCCGGAGTTACTATAAGCATTCGATTCACAAGTTCGAACTGCTGCTTGCCATTGGCACGACTATACACATTATTCCGTTCTTCTATCTCTCTGGATTCACTTACTTTCAG GTTCTCAGAGTAGTCCGGCTTATTAAAGCGTCACCGATGTTAGAGGACTTTGTCTACAAGATTTTCGGCCCTGGCAAGAAGCTCGGCAGCCTCATTATCTTTACCATGTGCCTGCTGGTGATATCTTCCAGCATTTCCATGCAGCTCTTCTGCTTTCTCTGCGATTTCACCAAGTTTGAAACATTCCCCGAG GCGTTCATGTCAATGTTTCAAATCCTCACGCAAGAAGCCTGGGTCGACGTCATGGACGAGACCATGCTGCGAACTCATGAGACAATGGCACCTCTGGTCGCagtatatttcattttgtatCATCTCTTCGTCACATTG ATCGTGTTGAGTCTCTTCGTCGCGGTGATCCTTGACAATCTTGAGCTGGATGAGGACATCAAAAAGTTAAAACAGTTAAAATTTCGCGAACAAAGCGCCGAGATAAAGGAGAGCCTGCCGTTTAGACTGAGGATCTTCGAGAAGTTCCCGGACAGTCCGCAGATGACGTGTCTTCATAAAGTGCCATCGGACTTCAATCTGCCAAAG GTGCGCGAGAGCTTTATGCGACAATTCGTACTGGAAGTGGAAGATGAGGAAAATGAAGGCGTCAAAAGGATTAACGAGACCTTTGATTCGAAAATAGTGTATAGAAAACAACGTCCTGTGAAAATCTTAAACAATCCGCCGAAGGTTAGAAGCGTCGTCACTAATCTGAAGAAAGCGGCTGTCATTTACATCATAAA TGATTCCAATAATCAGAGGCTTCTCTTGGGGGACTCTGCTATGATCCCAGTACCAGGAAAAGGACTTCTGAAACCACAGGGTACCGTCAGCAGCGCCAAGCAGCTACGCATCGACCAAAAAAA ATCAATTAGAAGGAGTGTTCGAAGCGGATCGATCAAGCTCAAACAGACGTACGAGCATCTTGTGGAGAACGGTGATATAGGCGGAATAAACAGAGTCAGTTCGTCGCGCAGCAGGCCGCACGACTTAGATATCAAATTGTTACAAGCCAAGAGGCAGCAGGCGGAAATGCGAAG GAATCAACGCGAAGATGATTTACGAGAAAATCATCCGTTTTTCGATACGCCGCTGTTCGCTGTACCTCGCGAGAGTAAGTTTCGGAAATATTGCCAGTTATTCGTCTACGCAAGATACGATGCGAGATTGAAGGATCCTTTAACAGGCAAGGAGAGGAAAGTGCAATACAAGAGTCTGCA cAATTTTCTCGGTTTAGTGACCTATCTCGACTGGATAATGATATTTATCACGACGCTGTCGTGTATCTCGATGATGTTCGAGACGCCGCGATATCGCGTAATGGAAGTGCCGGCGCTACAGATCACCGAATACTGTTTCGTTATCTGTATGAGTATTGAGCTGGCACTCAAGATTCTGGCGGATGGCTTATTTTTCACGCCCAAGGCCTACATCAAGGATGTCGCCTCTGTATTGGACGtctttatttacatt GTAAGTCTCGTGTTTTTATGCTGGATGCCGAAAAGCGTGCCACCGAATTCTGGGGCGCAGCTGTTGATGATATTACGATGCGTCAGACCGTTAAGAATCTTCACTCTTGTACCACATATGAGAAAAGTCGTTTACGAGCTTTGCAGAGGATTCAAGGAAATTCTGCTG GTATCGACGTTACTGATCCTGCTAATGTTTGTGTTCGCGAGTTACGGCGTGCAACTATACGGCGGTCGATTAGCGAGATGCAATGACCCGACGGTCACGAAACGCGAGGACTGCGTCGGTGTGTTCATGAGGAGGGTGTTCGTGACGAAGATGAAACTGCGCCCGGGGCAAAACGAGAGTTATCCGTCCATATTAGTACCGCGCGTTTG GGCTAACCCTAAAAGATTTAACTTTGACAATATTGGCGATGCGATGATGGCTCTGTTTGAAGTGCTTTCTTTCAAAGGCTGGCTTGACGTACGGGATGTTCTTATCAAGTCTCTTGGTCCT ATTCACGCAATCTAcatacacatttatattttcctcGGTTGCATGATCGGCTTGACGTTGTTTGTGGGTGTCGTAATCGCGAATTACTCTGAGAACAAAGGCACCGCTCTGCTCACAGTCGATCAGAGGCGATG GTGTGACTTGAAGAAACGTTTGAAGATCGCCCAGCCACTGCACTTACCGCCCAGACCGGATGGCAAGAAGTTTCGGGCTTTTATCTACGACATCACACagaacatttatttcaaacgATTCATCGCCGTGATGGTGCTGATAAATAGCGCCCTACTGTGCGTCTCT TGGAGAATCGAGGAGCAACACACGGAAGCTCTGGCTACGGTCTCCACGATTCTGACACTGGTCTTCCTCGTGGAAGTAGTCATGAAAATCATTGCTTTTACACCACGTGGCTATTGGCAGTCCAGAAGAAACAGATATGATTTGCTCGTGACAGTCGTGGGCGTTATCTGGATCATCGTACACTGCACGATGAAG AACGATCTGTCCTACGTGATCGGATTTATGGTTGTGATCCTTAGGTTCTTCACCATCACCGGCAAACATACCACCCTCAAGATGCTAATGCTGACGGTCGGTGTGTCCGTTTGCAAGAGCTTCTTCATCATATTCGGCATGTTTCTCCTTGTCTTCTTTTACGCATTAGCCGGCACCATAATTTTCGGCACCGTCAAGTACGGAGAAGGCATAGGAAG GCGTGCTAATTTCGAGTCACCAGTTACCGGGGTGGCGATGCTCTTTCGCATAGTGACGGGAGAGGACTGGAACAAAATTATGCACGATTGCATGGTACAACCACCCTATTGCACGCCGGCGGATAATTACTGGGAAACGGACTGCGGCAATTTCCACGCttctctaatttatttttgtacctTCTACGTCATCATCACTTACATCGTCTTGAATCTCTTAGTGG CCATCATCATGGAGAACTTCTCTCTATTTTATTCGAATGAAGAGGACGCGTTATTGTCGTATGCCGACATAAGGAACTTCCAGAACACGTGGAACGTCGTCGATAACCATCAGAAAGGTGTTATACCAGTGAAGCGG GTCAAGTTTATCTTGCGGTTGTTGAAGGGTAGATTGGAGACCGATCCGCAAAAGGATCGTTTACTCTTCAAATACATGTGTTACGAGCTGGAACGATTACACAATGGCGAAGACGTTACCTTCCACGACGTTATTAA cATGTTATCGTACCGTTCAGTGGACATAAGGAAAGCGCTTCAATTAGAGGAGCTGCTCGCGCGAGAGGAGTTTGAGTACATAATCGAAGAGGAAGTAGCCAAGCAAACTATTAGAACTTGGCTGCAGGGCTGCCTGAAAAAAATACGAGCG aaGCAGCAGAACAGTCTCATCGCCGGGCTTCGCGCTACAAATAACGCAGCTGCGACGGCTCAAGATCAGGATAAGGGTAAGGAGGAAAAAGGCAAGGAAATTAGCGTCGATCGCGAAGAAGAGACTGAAACAAAG GATGCCGAAGCTCCAAAACACAGGACCAAGAAGCCGTTGGTGCTTCCAAGATCGGACAGCATAGGAAGTGCCTCGGGAAGAAAATATCTGGCTCCGACGTTGTCGGACCCCGCGTCCGTTCGATCCGAGAAGGATAAGATCGCGGTGTCGAAGAAGAGAAATAGTAGACCGCCAT CGAtggtgaaaaataatttgcccCATCTGACAGAAAGTACGGAGCAAAGCAGACAGCAGAGGGAGGCGTTGAACAATAAAACAACTGCGCCTAAAGTTTCTAGTGTCATGTTGGAGGTTCGAGAATGGTGGAAGGAACAATTAGCCTACAGCAGCGAATCCAGCGAAGACGAAGTCTGA